The proteins below are encoded in one region of Colletotrichum lupini chromosome 5, complete sequence:
- a CDS encoding TfdA family Taurine catabolism dioxygenase TauD encodes MIIGYQQFHTDAGDIVSLFALSTAAEGGTSKLASIARVYNKIASTRPNLIHTLTQDWQFEVFGKPEKSFTSRPLVHYPPATSKTPERLAVQYARRYFVGYGALPRSDEIPPISEAQAEALDTLHYLGEKFAVNLDFQKGDIQYANNMGIFHARDGFTDTHEQQRHLLRQWLRDPEYGWETPEPLKERWAQLYDGITPEAQIFPLEPFIRSEGNKSKGRS; translated from the exons atgattatc ggataccaacaattTCATACGGATGCCGGAGACATTGTCTCTCTGTTTGCTCTCTCCACTGCTGCGGAGGGCGGCACGAGCAAATTGGCAAGCATCGCAAGGGTTTACAATAAGATCGCTAGTACGCGTCCTAATCTCATCCACACCCTCACGCAAGACTGGCAGTTTGAGGT TTTCGGCAAGCCCGAGAAGTCTTTCACTTCCCGACCTCTGGTGCACTACCCACCTGCGACTTCAAAGACGCCTGAGCGCTTAGCTGTACAATACGCTCGTCGATACTTTGTCGGTTACGGTGCGCTTCCCCGAAGTGACGAGATCCCACCGATCTCCGAGGCACAAGCGGAAGCACTTGATACTCTTCATTATCTTGGTGAAAAGTTTGCCGTCAACCTGGATTTCCAAAAAGGCGACATTCAGTACGCCAATAACATGGGTATCTTCCATGCTCGTGATGGCTTCACCGATACTCATGAGCAACA GCGTCATCTGCTACGACAGTGGTTGCGCGATCCAGAGTATGGCTGGGAGACGCCAGAGCCATTGAAAGAAAGATGGGCTCAATTGTACGATGGCATTACTCCAGAAGCTCAGATATTCCCTCTAGAGCCATTCATCCGTAGCGAAGGAAACAagagtaagggaaggtcatAA
- a CDS encoding TfdA family Taurine catabolism dioxygenase TauD — translation MATVTLTRPVQPDIQYAPDYQKFQARTARRVQEPGLPKSLPEGLPQKFTSDMVWEGATLANEYDWTYALTTEQLDELDAALSHFRALNLPLGHINLEKFPLPKLHPELRKLSYELHNGHGFFVIRGLRVDEHTREDNIIIYAGLSSHIAPQRGRQDRQYDGKPANIVLTHIKDLTLTKDKGQISSPAYTTDKQVFLSD, via the exons ATGGCCACCGTCACTTTGACCCGTCCAGTGCAGCCGGACATCCAGTATGCTCCAGACTATCAGAAGTTTCAGGCTCGGACTGCGCGCCGAGTTCAGGAGCCTGGTCTTCCCAAAAGCCTCCCTGAGGGCCTTCCGCAGAAGTTCACGAGCGATATGGTCTGGGAGGGAGCAACACTAGCCAACGAGTATGATTGGACATATGCCCTCACAACAGAACAGCTTGACGAACTTGACGCAGCGCTCTCTCACTTCAGAG CGCTGAATTTGCCGCTCGGCCACATCAATCTGGAAAAATTTCCCCTGCCCAAGCTTCATCCCGAGCTTCGAAAGCTCTCATATGAGTTGCACAATGGGCACGGATTCTTCGTTATCCGCGGCCTTCGTGTGGATGAGCACACAAGAGAAGATAACATCATCATTTACGCAGGCTTGTCTTCACATATCGCACCTCAACGGGGTCGCCAGGACAGGCAATACGACGGGAAGCCAGCTAATATAGTTCTCACTCATATCAAAGACTTAACTTTAACGAAGGACAAGGGCCAGATTAGCAGTCCTGCCTACACTACGGACAAGCAAGTATttctatcggattag